The following proteins are co-located in the Pedobacter frigiditerrae genome:
- a CDS encoding XrtY-associated glycosyltransferase XYAG1: MRIIHITAAYKPAYIYGGPTMSVAKLCEALGGLGGSSLEVREVGDEPFDSLPTGQAGAEGDSLTVEVFTTTANGKTELAVVPGVSQLVDGVGVTYFKRLTKDHTHFSPGLLWGLRREILRQQLSSIVHRPSSIDKLKTPSEQSKPPRQRKAATPPEEGNLIVHIHAWWNLVSILSCWIAKWYNVPVVLSPRGMLTEYTLGNRNVGFKSIIHWLIGKRLLRYCHIHATSEKEKEDILKFIRPKSITVIANLVELESSSEYQVSSSEYQEASSEYQEASSEYQEASSEYQEEKKQTTQQLSNSTTQATFKLIFLSRIEEKKGLELLFDALAKFDADWTLTIAGSGAPAYIEGLVVRVERLGISDRINWIGQVKNENKFKLLAEHDLMVLTSYNENFANVVIESLSVGTAVLLSNEVGLADYVIEKDLGWITTLAAESIKENLTKAYLALDVRKKIRMEAPQFIKEDFNDGALVKKYVNLYDDVILAFCNRNDTREYATYVSE, translated from the coding sequence AGAGAGGTTGGCGATGAGCCCTTCGACTCCCTGCCTACCGGACAGGCAGGCGCTGAGGGTGACAGTTTAACTGTTGAAGTTTTTACCACCACTGCAAATGGCAAAACGGAGTTAGCTGTTGTTCCTGGGGTTAGTCAGTTGGTGGATGGCGTTGGGGTTACTTATTTTAAAAGGTTAACTAAGGATCATACTCATTTTTCTCCGGGGTTGTTGTGGGGATTGAGGAGAGAGATTCTTCGGCAACAACTTTCGTCTATCGTCCATCGTCCATCGTCTATCGACAAGTTAAAGACACCCAGTGAGCAATCAAAACCACCCCGTCAGCGAAAAGCTGCCACCCCTCCAGAGGAGGGGAATTTAATTGTACATATCCACGCTTGGTGGAATTTAGTTTCGATATTGAGTTGTTGGATAGCGAAATGGTATAATGTGCCAGTTGTTTTATCACCAAGAGGTATGCTTACTGAATATACCTTAGGCAATAGAAATGTTGGGTTTAAATCAATTATCCATTGGCTAATAGGTAAAAGATTATTAAGGTATTGCCATATCCACGCTACGAGTGAAAAGGAAAAAGAAGATATTTTAAAATTTATTAGGCCTAAGAGTATTACTGTAATTGCGAATTTGGTGGAGTTAGAATCAAGTAGCGAGTATCAAGTATCAAGTAGTGAGTATCAAGAGGCAAGTAGCGAGTATCAAGAAGCAAGTAGTGAGTATCAAGAGGCTAGTAGCGAGTATCAAGAGGAGAAAAAGCAAACAACTCAACAACTATCCAACTCAACAACTCAAGCAACTTTCAAGCTTATCTTTCTATCTCGTATTGAGGAAAAAAAAGGCTTAGAATTATTATTCGATGCTTTAGCAAAGTTTGATGCGGATTGGACTTTGACGATTGCGGGAAGTGGAGCACCGGCGTATATAGAAGGGTTAGTGGTTAGGGTTGAGAGGTTAGGGATTAGTGATCGAATCAATTGGATTGGGCAGGTTAAAAATGAGAACAAATTTAAGCTTTTGGCTGAACATGATTTAATGGTGCTAACTTCATATAATGAGAATTTTGCCAACGTGGTGATTGAAAGTTTAAGTGTAGGCACAGCAGTTTTGTTATCGAATGAAGTAGGTTTAGCAGATTATGTAATAGAAAAAGATTTAGGTTGGATTACTACTTTAGCAGCCGAAAGCATTAAAGAAAACTTGACTAAAGCTTATTTAGCTTTAGATGTTAGAAAAAAAATAAGGATGGAAGCGCCACAATTCATTAAAGAAGATTTTAATGATGGGGCTTTAGTGAAAAAGTATGTTAATCTTTATGATGACGTTATCTTAGCGTTTTGTAATCGTAACGATACCAGAGAGTATGCGACTTATGTTTCCGAATAA